In Poecilia reticulata strain Guanapo unplaced genomic scaffold, Guppy_female_1.0+MT scaffold_744, whole genome shotgun sequence, a genomic segment contains:
- the LOC103461195 gene encoding tripartite motif-containing protein 16-like isoform X1 yields MSQRWNQTESAKYSCSICLDLLKDPVTIPCGHSYCMNCINDHWDGEDQRKIHSCPQCRKEFIPRPGLEKNIMLADFVEELKKTGLQPAQADHCYAGPEDVACDFCSGRKMKAVKSCLVCLASYCQNHLHPHYESPTFKKHNLVEASTKLHQNICSHHDEVMKIFCRTDQQCICYLCTMDEHKGHETVPAAAERAEKQKKLQESRQQIQQRIQDQEKDVKLLQQEVEAINVSADKAVEDSEEIFTELIRLLQXRSSXVKQXIRXQQETEVSRVKDVQEKLEQEISXLKRKDAELEQLSHTEDHXQFLLNYPSLPALSESTHSSSINIRPLRHFEDVTAAVSELRDKLQDVLRDTWTNISLRVTEVDVLLSEPKTRDKVQDIPTDTGTNISLKVTEVDVLLSEPEPEPKTRAEFLKYSQKVTLDPDTAHRKLFLSDGNRKVTSKLPSSCVLRYHFSDPNRFTDYNQVLSRESLTGSCYWEVEWRGGRVYIAVSYKNIRREGRSDKCAFGFNNKSWSLHCDRNGYTFHHNNIKTPVPGPVSSRIGVYLDHRAGILCFYSVSETMTLLHQVQTRFTQPLYAGVRLFDEADSAEFIKVK; encoded by the coding sequence ATGTCACAGAGATGGAATCAGACGGAGTCAGCAAAATATTCTTGTTCGATCTGTTTGGATTTACTGAAGGATCCGGTGACTattccctgtggacacagctactgtatgaaCTGTATTAATGACCACTGGGATGGAGAAGATCAGAGGAAAatccacagctgccctcagtgCAGGAAAGAGTTCATACCAAGGCCTGGACTGGAGAAAAACATCATGTTAGCTGATTTtgtggaggagctgaagaaaacTGGACTCCAACCTGCTCAAGCTGATCACtgctatgctggacctgaagatgtggcctgtgatTTCTGCAGTGGGAGGAAGATGAAAGCTGTCAAGTCCTGTCTGGTTTGCTTGGCTTCTTATTGCCAAAATCACCTCCACCCTCATTATGAATCACCTAcgtttaaaaaacataatttggtTGAAGCTTCTACTAAACTTCACCAAAACATCTGCTCTCATCAtgatgaggtgatgaagatcTTCTGCCGTACTGATCAGCAGTGTATCTGTTATCTCTGCACTATGGATGAACATAAAGGCCATGAAACAgtcccagctgcagcagaaagagctgagaagcagaagaagctcCAGGAGAGTCGACAACAAATCCAGCAGAGAATCCAGGACCAAGAGAAAGATGTGAAGCTGCTTCAACAGGAGGTGGAGGCCATCAATGTCTCTGCTGATAAAGCAGTGGAGGACAGTGAGGAGATCTTCACTGAGCTGATCCGTCTCCTCCAGRAAAGAAGCTCTRAKGTGAAGCAGVAGATCAGATMccagcaggaaactgaagtgagtcGAGTCAAAGATGTKcaggagaagctggagcaggagatcagtgAKctgaagaggaaagacgctgagctggagcagctctcacacacagaggatcacaHccagtttctcctcaactaCCCCTCACTGCCAGCACTCAGTGAGTCGACACACTCATCCAGCATCAACATCCGTCCTCTGAGACACTTTGAGgacgtgacagcagctgtgtcagagctcagagacaaactacaggacgtcctgagagacacatggacaaacatctcactgaGAGTCACTGAGGTGGATGTTCTACTGTCAGAACCAAAGACCAGAGATAAAGTACAGGACATTCCTACAGACACAGGAACAAACATCTCACTGAAGGTCACCGAAGTGGATGTTCtactgtcagaaccagaaccggaaccaaaGACCAGAGCtgaattcttaaaatattcacaaaaagtCACTCTGGATCCAGACACAGCACACAGGAAGCTTTTCTTATCAGATGGAAATAGAAAAGTAACATCAAAACTTCCCTCATCTTGTGTATTGCGGTACCATTTCAGTGATCCAAACAGATTCACTGATTATAATCAGGTTCTGAGTagagagagtctgactggaAGTTGTTATTGGGAGGTGGagtggagaggaggaagagtttACATAGCAGTTTCATATAAGAACATCCGCAGAGAAGGAAGGTCAGATAAGTGTGCCTTTGGATTCAATAACAAATCTTGGTCATTGCATTGCGACAGAAACGGTTACACTTTTCATCATAACAACATTAAAACTCCAGTAccaggtccagtttcctccagaatAGGAGTGTACCTGGATCACAGAGCAGGTATTCTATGtttctacagcgtctctgaaaccatgactctcctccaccaagtccagaccagattcactcAGCCACTGTATGCTGGGGTCCGGCTGTTTGATGAGGCAGATTCTGCTGAGTTCATTAAAGTCAAATAG
- the LOC103461195 gene encoding tripartite motif-containing protein 16-like isoform X2, giving the protein MSQRWNQTESAKYSCSICLDLLKDPVTIPCGHSYCMNCINDHWDGEDQRKIHSCPQCRKEFIPRPGLEKNIMLADFVEELKKTGLQPAQADHCYAGPEDVACDFCSGRKMKAVKSCLVCLASYCQNHLHPHYESPTFKKHNLVEASTKLHQNICSHHDEVMKIFCRTDQQCICYLCTMDEHKGHETVPAAAERAEKQKKLQESRQQIQQRIQDQEKDVKLLQQEVEAINVSADKAVEDSEEIFTELIRLLQXRSSXVKQXIRXQQETEVSRVKDVQEKLEQEISXLKRKDAELEQLSHTEDHXQFLLNYPSLPALSESTHSSSINIRPLRHFEDVTAAVSELRDKLQDVLRDTGTNISLKVTEVDVLLSEPEPEPKTRAEFLKYSQKVTLDPDTAHRKLFLSDGNRKVTSKLPSSCVLRYHFSDPNRFTDYNQVLSRESLTGSCYWEVEWRGGRVYIAVSYKNIRREGRSDKCAFGFNNKSWSLHCDRNGYTFHHNNIKTPVPGPVSSRIGVYLDHRAGILCFYSVSETMTLLHQVQTRFTQPLYAGVRLFDEADSAEFIKVK; this is encoded by the exons ATGTCACAGAGATGGAATCAGACGGAGTCAGCAAAATATTCTTGTTCGATCTGTTTGGATTTACTGAAGGATCCGGTGACTattccctgtggacacagctactgtatgaaCTGTATTAATGACCACTGGGATGGAGAAGATCAGAGGAAAatccacagctgccctcagtgCAGGAAAGAGTTCATACCAAGGCCTGGACTGGAGAAAAACATCATGTTAGCTGATTTtgtggaggagctgaagaaaacTGGACTCCAACCTGCTCAAGCTGATCACtgctatgctggacctgaagatgtggcctgtgatTTCTGCAGTGGGAGGAAGATGAAAGCTGTCAAGTCCTGTCTGGTTTGCTTGGCTTCTTATTGCCAAAATCACCTCCACCCTCATTATGAATCACCTAcgtttaaaaaacataatttggtTGAAGCTTCTACTAAACTTCACCAAAACATCTGCTCTCATCAtgatgaggtgatgaagatcTTCTGCCGTACTGATCAGCAGTGTATCTGTTATCTCTGCACTATGGATGAACATAAAGGCCATGAAACAgtcccagctgcagcagaaagagctgagaagcagaagaagctcCAGGAGAGTCGACAACAAATCCAGCAGAGAATCCAGGACCAAGAGAAAGATGTGAAGCTGCTTCAACAGGAGGTGGAGGCCATCAATGTCTCTGCTGATAAAGCAGTGGAGGACAGTGAGGAGATCTTCACTGAGCTGATCCGTCTCCTCCAGRAAAGAAGCTCTRAKGTGAAGCAGVAGATCAGATMccagcaggaaactgaagtgagtcGAGTCAAAGATGTKcaggagaagctggagcaggagatcagtgAKctgaagaggaaagacgctgagctggagcagctctcacacacagaggatcacaHccagtttctcctcaactaCCCCTCACTGCCAGCACTCAGTGAGTCGACACACTCATCCAGCATCAACATCCGTCCTCTGAGACACTTTGAGgacgtgacagcagctgtgtcagagctcagagacaaactacaggacgtcctgagagacac AGGAACAAACATCTCACTGAAGGTCACCGAAGTGGATGTTCtactgtcagaaccagaaccggaaccaaaGACCAGAGCtgaattcttaaaatattcacaaaaagtCACTCTGGATCCAGACACAGCACACAGGAAGCTTTTCTTATCAGATGGAAATAGAAAAGTAACATCAAAACTTCCCTCATCTTGTGTATTGCGGTACCATTTCAGTGATCCAAACAGATTCACTGATTATAATCAGGTTCTGAGTagagagagtctgactggaAGTTGTTATTGGGAGGTGGagtggagaggaggaagagtttACATAGCAGTTTCATATAAGAACATCCGCAGAGAAGGAAGGTCAGATAAGTGTGCCTTTGGATTCAATAACAAATCTTGGTCATTGCATTGCGACAGAAACGGTTACACTTTTCATCATAACAACATTAAAACTCCAGTAccaggtccagtttcctccagaatAGGAGTGTACCTGGATCACAGAGCAGGTATTCTATGtttctacagcgtctctgaaaccatgactctcctccaccaagtccagaccagattcactcAGCCACTGTATGCTGGGGTCCGGCTGTTTGATGAGGCAGATTCTGCTGAGTTCATTAAAGTCAAATAG